One window of the Pelobates fuscus isolate aPelFus1 chromosome 12, aPelFus1.pri, whole genome shotgun sequence genome contains the following:
- the ZFTA gene encoding zinc finger translocation-associated protein isoform X2 yields the protein MQRTGRNEEEAEIPDGSQAGPSGECTSRSGQTEQETPGMRIKDEAAGEDPCMALTPKKKRRRLPPVTKGVWRPMMGPELSQPTFPNTSHLEQYLNESLQQWFRVEFLMDYDCVGNQLHCMMCASVLPSLNLADIKRHILDTHPTSLQLSPTQKSVILEAWSNRGLNQEEEGEDEMDDDDDDDDDDEEEDILNSEMKESQSLLNLDVNPELDKVVPERHIDKFEGIEEKNDKTEKMKPSSRERLILDDENLEPRKTQKPETRMLLEKESVEAQRTKEENQKLQDSKKMEDEKITRQEVKKWKASEIQVPKKEEQVKKILKLVEVEEKLKLVTRKLEAERKAAQKLEEEEKLRKRESQKLEEEEKLKKIRDQKLKNKENIVKIEEEQQEIDQRVEEERQKSESQMLEAKNQKGIEGLQPRRSLEFQNSVEQDKKPDVDTEKTPSVHAHSTPSMSPVMLGIGLPVLKMESPTPILITRVSSSLVLPAKPSSSLSISSPDLLKSWKVIAPKLSPGEISPPKQAPANNDPASWNPKIANTTSDACWPSGVDPMLWEVSLWRGNPANGNQCSSYQLRWRSDYLMDYNGLRGSVVCMYCCSSLTVLKESSIKRHIIQKHPQTGNYTTEERAAVIHDWETKVAEVRQMVAEQCKDGVARKGDVLLDVTKPPEMYSAVEEESSWSGMVPTDGRGSSWEFAFGRVQGKTKDPRRYEHDRWKLEFLMDYTPEKDGLICMVCGATLLNPKISTVKMHIQQKHPDTTYLSDQEKAVVMEEWEQKLAVGKRASTQQDGGDEICFEINEESSTSDASGSNAENCTGRPEVIKPSSSKSSNIVASLPPPCNSARRNYQVRWRTEFMMDYDCRRQGLICMVCGGTLATLKVSTIKRHIVQVHPYSVDFTPEERQRILEAYSEMALHYIHSEECFKQPPIEETKARKKKGEKA from the exons AGGATCCATGCATGGCACTAACACCAAAAAAGAAACGTCGCCGCCTGCCTCCAGTTACCAAAGGGGTATGGCGCCCAATGATGGGTCCAGAGCTTTCTCAGCCAACTTTTCCAAACACCAGTCATCTTGAACAGTACCTTAATGAATCACTTCAACAATGGTTCCGCGTAGAATTCTTGATGGATTATGATTGTGTAGGCAATCAGCTTCACTGCATGATGTGTGCTAGTGTCTTGCCCAGTCTTAACCTTGCTGATATCAAGCGTCACATCTTGGATACACACCCAACATCTCTCCAGTTAAGCCCCACACAAAAAAGTGTCATCCTGGAGGCTTGGTCAAATCGTGGACTGAACCAAGAAGAAGAGGGAGAAGATGAAATGGATGACGACGACGAcgacgatgatgatgatgaagaagAAGATATTCTAAACAGTGAGATGAAAGAGAGCCAATCATTGCTTAATTTAGACGTTAACCCGGAGCTAGACAAAGTAGTACCAGAACGCCATATCGATAAGTTTGAGGGTATAGAAGAGAAAAATGATAAGACTGAGAAAATGAAACCGAGCTCAAGAGAGAGATTGATCTTGGATGATGAAAATCTAGAGCCTAGAAAAACTCAGAAACCGGAGACTAGAATGCTGTTGGAAAAGGAGAGTGTTGAGGCCCAGAGAACCAAGGAAGAAAACCAGAAGTTACAAGATTCTAAAAAAATGGAAGATGAGAAGATCACAAGACAAGAGGTTAAAAAGTGGAAGGCAAGTGAAATCCAGGTGCCAAAGAAAGAAGAACAAGTAAAAAAGATTCTTAAATTGGTTGAGGTGGAAGAGAAGCTAAAACTGGTAACTCGGAAATTGGAGGCGGAAAGAAAGGCAGCCCAAAAACTTGAGGAAGAAGAAAAGTTGAGAAAGAGGGAGAGTCAGAAATTGGAGGAGgaagaaaaactgaaaaaaataagggaccagaaactaaaaaataaagaaaatattgtgAAGATAGAGGAGGAGCAGCAGGAGATAGACCAGAGAGTGGAAGAGGAAAGGCAAAAATCAGAGTCACAAATGTTGGAGGCAAAGAATCAAAAGGGTATAGAAGGGCTGCAACCAAGAAGGAGCTTAGAATTCCAGAATTCTGTAGAGCAAGATAAAAAACCAGATGTGGACACAGAGAAGACTCCTTCAGTACACGCGCATTCAACACCATCAATGTCCCCGGTAATGCTGGGAATTGGACTTCCTGTGTTAAAAA TGGAATCTCCAACACCTATACTTATCACCCGCGTCTCGTCCTCTCTCGTCCTTCCTGCAAAACCCTCCTCTTCTCTTTCCATTTCGTCTCCTGATCTATTGaaatcttggaaagttatagctCCTAAGCTCTCTCCAGGAGAAATCAGCCCTCCCAAGCAAGCCCCTGCAAACAATGATCCTGCCAGCTGGAACCCAAAGATTGCCAATACCACTAGCGATGCCTGCTGGCCTTCTGGTGTTGATCCTATGCTGTGGGAAGTGAGCCTTTGGCGGGGAAACCCTGCAAATGGGAACCAGTGCTCCTCTTATCAGCTGCGTTGGCGCTCGGATTATTTGATGGACTACAATGGACTCCGGGGAAGTGTTGTTTGCATGTATTGCTGCTCCTCCCTCACTGTTTTAAAAGAGAGCAGCATCAAACGGCACATTATACAAAAGCACCCACAGACTGGAAACTATACCACGGAGGAGAGAGCCGCTGTCATCCATGATTGGGAGACCAAAGTGGCTGAAGTGAGGCAGATGGTGGCAGAGCAGTGCAAGGATGGAGTTGCTAGAAAAGGCG ATGTACTTTTGGATGTTACAAAACCACCAGAGATGTACTCTGCTGTAGAGGAGGAGAGTAGCTGGTCAGGTATGGTGCCCACAGATGGCCGGGGATCCTCCTGGGAGTTTGCTTTTGGAAGAGTGCAGGGTAAAACAAAAGACCCTCGCAGATACGAGCATGATCGCTGGAAGCTAGAATTCCTCATGGACTACACTCCAGAAAAGGATGGCCTGATCTGTATGGTATGTGGAGCAACTCTTCTGAACCCAAAAATCAGCACAGTGAAAATGCACATCCAGCAAAAGCACCCAGATACCACCTACTTAAGTGACCAGGAGAAGGCTGTAGTCATGGAAGAATGGGAGCAAAAATTGGCTGTTGGGAAAAGAGCATCAACCCAGCAAGATGGCGGGGATGAGATCTGCTTTGAAATAAATG AAGAATCATCCACTTCTGATGCCAGTGGATCCAATGCTGAGAACTGCACTGGCCGCCCTGAGGTCATCAAACCATCTTCATCCAAATCGTCTAATATTGTTGCCTCTCTGCCCCCTCCTTGCAATAGTGCCAGGCGGAACTACCAGGTCCGTTGGCGCACAGAGTTTATGATGGACTATGATTGCCGCCGTCAAGGGTTGATCTGTATGGTTTGTGGGGGTACTCTAGCCACCCTTAAGGTCAGTACTATTAAGCGCCACATAGTCCAGGTGCATCCTTACTCTGTGGACTTTACACCTGAGGAGAGACAACGAATTCTGGAGGCCTACAGTGAAATGGCACTGCATTACATCCACTCAGAGGAGTGCTTCAAGCAACCACCAATAGAGGAGACTAAGGCCcgcaaaaaaaaaggagaaaaggccTAA
- the ZFTA gene encoding zinc finger translocation-associated protein isoform X1, with amino-acid sequence MQRTGRNEEEAEIPDGSQAGPSGECTSRSGQTEQETPGMRIKDEAAGDAIYSDPIDSEPGGLFPGAPFSWSSPDSSEGLCHSGGAPEPGIYEERASRPGNSRIPGKDHRRYYHSHWRLEYLMDFNPRCHSMICMVCGSSLATLKLSTIKRHIRQRHPYSLNWTPSEKEVIIGSWDAHLCVDAQTLTGTAGEEPGSEDPCMALTPKKKRRRLPPVTKGVWRPMMGPELSQPTFPNTSHLEQYLNESLQQWFRVEFLMDYDCVGNQLHCMMCASVLPSLNLADIKRHILDTHPTSLQLSPTQKSVILEAWSNRGLNQEEEGEDEMDDDDDDDDDDEEEDILNSEMKESQSLLNLDVNPELDKVVPERHIDKFEGIEEKNDKTEKMKPSSRERLILDDENLEPRKTQKPETRMLLEKESVEAQRTKEENQKLQDSKKMEDEKITRQEVKKWKASEIQVPKKEEQVKKILKLVEVEEKLKLVTRKLEAERKAAQKLEEEEKLRKRESQKLEEEEKLKKIRDQKLKNKENIVKIEEEQQEIDQRVEEERQKSESQMLEAKNQKGIEGLQPRRSLEFQNSVEQDKKPDVDTEKTPSVHAHSTPSMSPVMLGIGLPVLKMESPTPILITRVSSSLVLPAKPSSSLSISSPDLLKSWKVIAPKLSPGEISPPKQAPANNDPASWNPKIANTTSDACWPSGVDPMLWEVSLWRGNPANGNQCSSYQLRWRSDYLMDYNGLRGSVVCMYCCSSLTVLKESSIKRHIIQKHPQTGNYTTEERAAVIHDWETKVAEVRQMVAEQCKDGVARKGDVLLDVTKPPEMYSAVEEESSWSGMVPTDGRGSSWEFAFGRVQGKTKDPRRYEHDRWKLEFLMDYTPEKDGLICMVCGATLLNPKISTVKMHIQQKHPDTTYLSDQEKAVVMEEWEQKLAVGKRASTQQDGGDEICFEINEESSTSDASGSNAENCTGRPEVIKPSSSKSSNIVASLPPPCNSARRNYQVRWRTEFMMDYDCRRQGLICMVCGGTLATLKVSTIKRHIVQVHPYSVDFTPEERQRILEAYSEMALHYIHSEECFKQPPIEETKARKKKGEKA; translated from the exons ATGCAATCTACTCAGATCCCATTGATTCAGAACCTGGTGGGCTTTTCCCAGGAGCTCCCTTTAGCTGGAGTTCTCCAGACAGTAGTGAAGGCCTATGCCACTCAGGAGGGGCACCAGAACCTGGCATTTATGAAGAGCGTGCATCCCGGCCAGGGAACAGTCGCATTCCTGGAAAAGATCATCGTCGCTATTaccacagccactggaggcttgAGTACTTGATGGACTTCAATCCTCGCTGTCATAGCATGATCTGCATGGTATGTGGCAGTTCTCTGGCTACTTTGAAACTCAGCACTATTAAGCGTCACATCCGTCAGAGGCATCCCTACTCCCTTAACTGGACGCCAAGTGAGAAAGAGGTCATTATTGGCAGCTGGGATGCTCACCTTTGTGTAGATGCACAGACACTGACAGGGACTGCGGGCGAGGAGCCTGGGTCAG AGGATCCATGCATGGCACTAACACCAAAAAAGAAACGTCGCCGCCTGCCTCCAGTTACCAAAGGGGTATGGCGCCCAATGATGGGTCCAGAGCTTTCTCAGCCAACTTTTCCAAACACCAGTCATCTTGAACAGTACCTTAATGAATCACTTCAACAATGGTTCCGCGTAGAATTCTTGATGGATTATGATTGTGTAGGCAATCAGCTTCACTGCATGATGTGTGCTAGTGTCTTGCCCAGTCTTAACCTTGCTGATATCAAGCGTCACATCTTGGATACACACCCAACATCTCTCCAGTTAAGCCCCACACAAAAAAGTGTCATCCTGGAGGCTTGGTCAAATCGTGGACTGAACCAAGAAGAAGAGGGAGAAGATGAAATGGATGACGACGACGAcgacgatgatgatgatgaagaagAAGATATTCTAAACAGTGAGATGAAAGAGAGCCAATCATTGCTTAATTTAGACGTTAACCCGGAGCTAGACAAAGTAGTACCAGAACGCCATATCGATAAGTTTGAGGGTATAGAAGAGAAAAATGATAAGACTGAGAAAATGAAACCGAGCTCAAGAGAGAGATTGATCTTGGATGATGAAAATCTAGAGCCTAGAAAAACTCAGAAACCGGAGACTAGAATGCTGTTGGAAAAGGAGAGTGTTGAGGCCCAGAGAACCAAGGAAGAAAACCAGAAGTTACAAGATTCTAAAAAAATGGAAGATGAGAAGATCACAAGACAAGAGGTTAAAAAGTGGAAGGCAAGTGAAATCCAGGTGCCAAAGAAAGAAGAACAAGTAAAAAAGATTCTTAAATTGGTTGAGGTGGAAGAGAAGCTAAAACTGGTAACTCGGAAATTGGAGGCGGAAAGAAAGGCAGCCCAAAAACTTGAGGAAGAAGAAAAGTTGAGAAAGAGGGAGAGTCAGAAATTGGAGGAGgaagaaaaactgaaaaaaataagggaccagaaactaaaaaataaagaaaatattgtgAAGATAGAGGAGGAGCAGCAGGAGATAGACCAGAGAGTGGAAGAGGAAAGGCAAAAATCAGAGTCACAAATGTTGGAGGCAAAGAATCAAAAGGGTATAGAAGGGCTGCAACCAAGAAGGAGCTTAGAATTCCAGAATTCTGTAGAGCAAGATAAAAAACCAGATGTGGACACAGAGAAGACTCCTTCAGTACACGCGCATTCAACACCATCAATGTCCCCGGTAATGCTGGGAATTGGACTTCCTGTGTTAAAAA TGGAATCTCCAACACCTATACTTATCACCCGCGTCTCGTCCTCTCTCGTCCTTCCTGCAAAACCCTCCTCTTCTCTTTCCATTTCGTCTCCTGATCTATTGaaatcttggaaagttatagctCCTAAGCTCTCTCCAGGAGAAATCAGCCCTCCCAAGCAAGCCCCTGCAAACAATGATCCTGCCAGCTGGAACCCAAAGATTGCCAATACCACTAGCGATGCCTGCTGGCCTTCTGGTGTTGATCCTATGCTGTGGGAAGTGAGCCTTTGGCGGGGAAACCCTGCAAATGGGAACCAGTGCTCCTCTTATCAGCTGCGTTGGCGCTCGGATTATTTGATGGACTACAATGGACTCCGGGGAAGTGTTGTTTGCATGTATTGCTGCTCCTCCCTCACTGTTTTAAAAGAGAGCAGCATCAAACGGCACATTATACAAAAGCACCCACAGACTGGAAACTATACCACGGAGGAGAGAGCCGCTGTCATCCATGATTGGGAGACCAAAGTGGCTGAAGTGAGGCAGATGGTGGCAGAGCAGTGCAAGGATGGAGTTGCTAGAAAAGGCG ATGTACTTTTGGATGTTACAAAACCACCAGAGATGTACTCTGCTGTAGAGGAGGAGAGTAGCTGGTCAGGTATGGTGCCCACAGATGGCCGGGGATCCTCCTGGGAGTTTGCTTTTGGAAGAGTGCAGGGTAAAACAAAAGACCCTCGCAGATACGAGCATGATCGCTGGAAGCTAGAATTCCTCATGGACTACACTCCAGAAAAGGATGGCCTGATCTGTATGGTATGTGGAGCAACTCTTCTGAACCCAAAAATCAGCACAGTGAAAATGCACATCCAGCAAAAGCACCCAGATACCACCTACTTAAGTGACCAGGAGAAGGCTGTAGTCATGGAAGAATGGGAGCAAAAATTGGCTGTTGGGAAAAGAGCATCAACCCAGCAAGATGGCGGGGATGAGATCTGCTTTGAAATAAATG AAGAATCATCCACTTCTGATGCCAGTGGATCCAATGCTGAGAACTGCACTGGCCGCCCTGAGGTCATCAAACCATCTTCATCCAAATCGTCTAATATTGTTGCCTCTCTGCCCCCTCCTTGCAATAGTGCCAGGCGGAACTACCAGGTCCGTTGGCGCACAGAGTTTATGATGGACTATGATTGCCGCCGTCAAGGGTTGATCTGTATGGTTTGTGGGGGTACTCTAGCCACCCTTAAGGTCAGTACTATTAAGCGCCACATAGTCCAGGTGCATCCTTACTCTGTGGACTTTACACCTGAGGAGAGACAACGAATTCTGGAGGCCTACAGTGAAATGGCACTGCATTACATCCACTCAGAGGAGTGCTTCAAGCAACCACCAATAGAGGAGACTAAGGCCcgcaaaaaaaaaggagaaaaggccTAA